One Malassezia restricta chromosome III, complete sequence DNA segment encodes these proteins:
- a CDS encoding platelet-activating factor acetylhydrolase translates to MHLPKANGPFDVGVVDIEVPVREPKDFIPSFLSHVRVNKLSKDGHKLGLKDARKVYANFEKLMKDVPIDMDSKIEAEHDYLHDNGFFLRHATLQFRTILFSLYYPSAKMRPRDAKKHPHARWLGLPLKKTAKMAWEYIGEYGALARVFVPAIVTLARSYLQARVGLPLMEPSHVPSDIGMGADENNMKQMTTKSFPVVVFCHGLAGNRLAYSQFCSELASHGFVVAAIEHRDGSGLGSLMWSGANNVEKQGSKQEAKRFEKNVKLGASESLLDYDMSAESSSAATLSLLHEFTKVPYLPFEKVGLRAFTEPQGPKEQGLRQAQLAMRASEIQEVMYVLRRINNGDAEWLAESRTRSLGSLLCGPRTFKRMRQKNIVPRCADFFLSWKDKLDVDFPSLIGHSFGGATLFEYLRLDQNLFKYGIILDPWMDPVRDPRMEEDVRLKLRKPVYVINSEGFSMWPEQFSKLQRCTIDGLAANEHHRGWLLTLTGTNHGDFSDMPFLLPRVFGSAITAHDAIATFASLSMTQIKLIRQDRLASMTRFGSQHDVVEPNDFMRKPSGMRFISDREVPLDDEFLSRMYGTYVLSKRMRRRPGRSMFWELRGWRNQAERDPLTSIGKKYLREKAKQDKKITKGGPAESEDDSSEFMDRETQHSFVPPFIDPCADPNVWEEHIVDADSLKVFEQWQKDVSIKHRTHRPLSLFTVVLWFWGIRQGLAPPGHLLVHDLKC, encoded by the coding sequence ATGCATCTTCCCAAGGCAAATGGGCCATTCGATGTCGGAGTGGTTGACATTGAGGTACCTGTTCGTGAGCCAAAAGACTTCATTCCGAGCTTTTTAAGCCATGTTCGTGTGAATAAGCTCTCGAAAGATGGCCACAAACTTGGTCTGAAAGATGCGCGAAAAGTGTACGCAAATTTTGAAAAACTTATGAAAGATGTGCCCATTGACATGGACTCCAAGATCGAGGCAGAGCACGATTATCTGCACGACAACGGCTTTTTCTTGCGACATGCTACACTCCAGTTTCGCACCATTTTATTCTCTCTCTACTACCCAAGTGCCAAGATGCGTCCGCGAGACGCAAAAAAGCATCCGCATGCCCGCTGGCTCGGCCTTCCATTAAAGAAGACCGCTAAAATGGCATGGGAATACATCGGCGAATATGGCGCCCTTGCTCGAGTCTTTGTGCCGGCCATTGTCACACTGGCTCGGTCTTACCTCCAAGCCCGAGTCGGTTTACCATTGATGGAACCGTCTCATGTACCCAGTGATATTGGCATGGGTGCGGATGAAAATAATATGAAACAAATGACAACGAAGAGTTTCCCAGTCGTGGTGTTTTGCCATGGCCTTGCGGGAAATCGACTGGCGTACTCGCAGTTTTGCAGTGAACTTGCCTCGCATGGTTTCGTTGTGGCAGCCATTGAGCACCGCGACGGATCCGGTCTCGGCTCTCTTATGTGGTCCGGTGCGAACAACGTCGAAAAACAAGGTTCAAAGCAGGAAGCCAAGCGGTTCGAGAAAAATGTCAAACTGGGTGCATCCGAGTCACTATTGGATTATGACATGAGTGCTGAGTCTTCGAGCGCTGCTACATTGAGCTTACTGCATGAGTTTACGAAAGTGCCGTACCTGCCTTTTGAAAAAGTGGGTCTGCGTGCATTTACTGAACCTCAAGGACCCAAAGAGCAAGGACTTCGACAAGCCCAgctggccatgcgcgcatcTGAGATCCAGGAAGTGATGTACGTGCTGCGTCGTATCAACAATGGCGATGCTGAATGGCTGGCTGAATCACGCACGCGCAGTCTTGGTTCATTGCTCTGTGGCCCCAGGACTTtcaagcgcatgcgacAAAAGAATATTGTGCCGCGTTGCGCGGATTTCTTCTTGTCGTGGAAAGACAAATTGGACGTCGATTTTCCCTCGTTGATCGGTCACAGTTTTGGTGGAGCGACGCTCTTTGAGTATCTGCGACTGGATCAGAACCTGTTCAAGTACGGCATTATTCTAGACCCATGGATGGATCCTGTTCGTGATCCACGTATGGAAGAGGATGTTCGTCTCAAGTTGCGCAAGCCTGTCTATGTGATCAACTCGGAGGGCTTCTCGATGTGGCCTGAGCAGTTTAGCAAACTGCAGCGGTGCACTATCGATGGCCTGGCTGCGAATGAGCACCATCGCGGTTGGCTCTTGACGCTCACTGGTACGAACCACGGTGATTTCAGCGATATGCCTTTCCTTCTCCCACGAGTATTTGGCTCAGCTATAACTGCACACGATGCTATTGCAACGTTTGCAAGCCTTTCCATGACTCAGATCAAGCTGATTCGACAAGATCGGCTTGCATCCATGACACGCTTTGGAAGCCAGCACGATGTCGTTGAGCCGAACGATTTTATGCGTAAACCCAGCGGTATGCGTTTTATTTCAGACAGAGAGGTGCCACTAGATGACGAGTTTCTCTCACGTATGTACGGCACGTATGTTCTTTCTAAGCGCATGCGACGTCGGCCTGGTCGCAGTATGTTTTGGGAATTGCGCGGTTGGAGAAACCAAGCGGAGCGCGATCCTCTCACTTCTATCGGCAAGAAATACTTGCGTGAAAAGGCGAAACAAGATAAGAAGATAACCAAGGGGGGGCCTGCCGAAAGTGAGGACGATTCTTCGGAATTTATGGACAGAGAAACGCAGCATTCATTTGTGCCTCCTTTTATTGATCCATGTGCGGATCCGAACGTGTGGGAAGAGCATATCGTTGATGCCGATTCACTCAAGGTATTCGAGCAGTGGCAGAAGGACGTGTCGATTAAacatcgcacgcaccgaCCACTCTCTCTCTTCACTGTTGTACTATGGTTTTGGGGCATCCGCCAGGGTCTCGCACCCCCCGGGCATTTGCTTGTTCATGATCTAAAGTGTTGA
- a CDS encoding ubiquitin-conjugating enzyme (huntingtin interacting protein 2), which produces MEGARLKRIVREIAACERESDDEISVYPIDESPFHLIGTFPGPIHSPYENGLFKVDIVVPEGYPFHPLQMRFITRVYHPNVSSQSGAICLDILKDQWSPVYTLKSTLMSLRSLLCSPEPNDPQDAEVAKHYTSDFEGYERTARYWTEIFAKRDNEQSSVPPSDADEAQLVGLDPKHVEKFVNMGFAKSRVIEVMRRLNYRGENIQNITDEQVTSLLSE; this is translated from the exons ATGGAAGGTGCTCGTCTGAAGCGCATTGTACGAGAAATCGCTGCTTGCGAGAGGGAATCAGACGATGAGATTTCTGTCTATCCGATAGACG AATCGCCATTTCACCTGATTGGAACGTTCCCTGGTCCGATCCACTCACCCTATGAGAACGGTCTCTTCAAGGTCGATATCGTGGTGCCCGAGGGCTATCCATTCCACCCACTCCAGATGCGCTTCATCACTAGA GTGTATCACCCAAATGTTTCATCACAAAGCGGAGCCATTTGCTTGGATATCCTCAAAG ATCAATGGTCGCCCGTGTATACGCTCAAGTCGACCCTCATGTCCCTTCGCTCGCTGCTGTGCTCACCTGAACCTAATGACCCTCAGGATGCCGAAGTCGCCAAACACTACACAAGCGACTTTGAAGGCTACGAGCGCACAGCGCGGTACTGGACTGAGATCTTCGCAAAGCGCGATAATGAACAATCGAGCGTGCCACCATCAgatgccgacgaagcgcaaCTGGTGGGTCTAGACCCAAAACATGTCGAAAAGTTTGTCAACATG GGCTTtgccaagtcgcgcgtcATTGAAGTGATGCGACGGCTCAACTACCGCGGTGAAAA TATTCAAAATATCACGGACGAGCAAGTGACGTCACTCCTTTCGGAGTAA
- a CDS encoding oxalate---CoA ligase codes for MSSRTIVPSLFASRESYRRDAEAIELPASAGKPMSISYSELADLVHQVRAQLASWQLPKGTVVCSSLVNSLEFVVVFLATADLGLVAAPLNPNYKESEVTFYLEDTKTPALIVPAGTLSGTDASEGALAAKRAADALSVRVVEIVYGAKTLQLVDANGASTPSADATEASEDDTALILHTSGTTGRPKAVPLTHKNLLTSMHNIKLTYSLSPSDKTFLVMPLFHVHGLVCGLLASLFSGGSVAIPPRFSASSFWTEFVQTRSNWYTAVPTIHQILLSADKPDPMPRLRFVRSCSSALSPSTLAALEKLVDAPVLEAYAMTEAAHQMTSNPLPPKEHKAGTVGIGHGVEVKILDTSGRELPVGKDGEVCVRGANVTQGYIGNEKANRDNFFRLAFKNCPPEVDGFLRTGDQGHKNDDGYLVLTGRIKELINRSGEKISPLELDNALLALPYVKEAVSFGVPDEMYGELVGAVVVLQGDAPADVSQERIQADLSKSLAKFKIPVRVWITDNIPKTATGKIQRRIVAQHFLSTV; via the exons ATGAGCAGTCGCACTATCGTTCCGAGCCTGTTTGCTTCGCGCGAGAGCTACCGTCGTGATGCTGAGGCAATTGAGTTACCTGCTTCTGCAGGCAAGCCTATGTCGATCAGTTACAGCGAGCTCGCTGACTTGGTTCATCAAGTTAGGGCACAGCTAGCATCGTGGCAGTTGCCCAAAGGCACGGTGGTGTGCAGCAGCCTGGTCAACAGCCTCGAGTTCGTGGTTGTGTTTCTAGCTACGGCGGATCTGGGTCTCGTGGCTGCCCCACTCAACCCCAACTACAAAGAGAGCGAAGTGACCTTCTACCTGGAAGATACCAAAACCCCTGCGCTGATTGTGCCAGCTGGCACGTTGAGCGGAACTGACGCCTCGGAAGGTGCTCTTGCTGCCAAacgcgctgctgatgcGCTCAGCGTTCGTGTTGTGGAGATTGTGTATGGTGCCAAGACTCTTCAGCTTGTTGATGCGAACGGCGCTTCGACACCGAGCGCCGATGCGACCGAGGCATCAGAGGACGATACCGCTTTGATCCTGCACACCTCTGGTACGACGGGTCGACCGAAGGCCGTACCGCTCACGCATAAAAATTTGCTAACGTCTATGCACAATATCAAGCTGACGTACAGCTTGTCCCCCTCGGACAAGACGTTCCTTGTCATGCCGCTCTTTCATGTACATGGTCTCGTGTGTGGTCTTTTGGCATCTTTATTCTCAGGCGGCAGTGTTGCCATCCCACCACGCTTTAGTGCTTCTTCATTCTGGACGGAATTTGTGCAGACGCGCTCGAACTGGTACACGGCCGTGCCGACCATCCACCAGATTCTGTTGTCTGCAGATAAACCAGACCCTATGCCCAGGCTGCGCTTCGTTCGATCGTGTTCTTCGGCATTGTCACCTAGCACGCTAGCCGCGTTGGAAAAACTCGTGGATGCGCCGGTCCTCGAAGCTTATGCCATGACAGAAGCCGCACACCAAATGACATCGAATCCTCTGCCTCCTAAAGAACACAAAGCTGGTACAGTGGGTATAGGCCACGGTGTCGAAGTCAAGATCCTCGACACGTCTGGTCGTGAGCTGCCAGTCGGCAAAGACGGCGAGGTGTGTGTGCGCGGAGCGAATGTGACTCAAGGTTACATTGGCAATGAAAAGGCGAATCGGGACAACTTTTTCCGTCTAGCATTCAAGAACTGCCCGCCAGAGGTGGACGGTTTCCTCCGCACTGGTGACCAAGGTCACAAGAACGACGACGGATACCTCGTCCTCACCGGCCGCATCAAAGAGCTCATTAACCGCTCAGGCGAGAAAATCAGCCCCCTTGAGCTTGACAACGCACTTCTCGCGCTTCCTTATGTTAAAGAAGCCGTGTCATTCGGTGTGCCTGATGAGATGTACGGTGAACTAGTGGGTGCCGTTGTTGTGCTGCAAGgtgatgcgccggcggATGTAAGTCAGGAGAGGATTCAAGCCGACCTGAGCAAGTCTCTCGCAAAATTCAAGATTCCTGTGCGTGTCTGGATCACAGACAACATTCCAAAGAC CGCTACGGGCAAAATTCAACGCAGAATAGTCGCCCAGCATTTTCTGTCGACCGTATAG
- a CDS encoding ATP-dependent NAD(P)H-hydrate dehydratase, whose product MPSPRSMLAKVQAIVSPLLPELHKGQAGRVGVLGGCREYTGAPYYASMSSMRLGCDMSFTICAPEAAQAIKGYSPDLIVHPALDASKSMEEVREELKALFARLHSVVIGPGLGRDASMQSFARVAIEVAREANLYSVIDADGLWLVQNAPAVVQGYQRAILTPNVVEFGRLCRAMRIDAGEHAAKELSVALGGLTILEKGRTDRIATPRGVVECDLEGGLKRCGGQGDLLSGTLGTFLAWAKRFEERKAQGEALPDFDLDELPMLAAYGASCVTRTASRRGFARLGRSMLANDLLSEIGPAYGDLFV is encoded by the coding sequence ATGCCGTCACCTCGATCGATGCTGGCCAAGGTTCAGGCTATCGTGTCGCCGCTGCTGCCAGAGCTGCACAAGGGGCAGGCGGGGCGTGTGGGTGTGCTCGGCGGATGCCGTGAGTATACGGGTGCGCCGTACTATGCATCCATGTCCAGCATGCGGTTAGGTTGTGACATGTCGTTCACGATTTGTGCGCCTGAAGCTGCTCAGGCCATCAAGGGCTATTCACCTGACCTGATCGTGCATCccgcgctggatgcgaGTAAGAGCATGGAGGAAGTGCGCGAGGAACTCAAGGCGCTGTTTGCGCGTCTGCATAGCGTGGTGATTGGGCCAGGCCTGGGTCGAGACGCCTCGATGCAATCGTTTGCCCGTGTCGCGATCGAAGTAGCGCGCGAGGCAAATTTGTACTCGGTCATTGACGCTGATGGACTGTGGCTCGTACAAAATGCCCCTGCCGTGGTCCAAGGGTATCAGCGCGCCATCCTCACACCCAATGTCGTTGAGTTCGGTCGTCTGTgccgtgcgatgcgcatTGACGCCGGAGAGCATGCCGCTAAAGAGCTCAGCGTGGCTTTGGGTGGCCTAACGATCCTAGAGAAAGGTCGAACAGATCGCATAGCAACGCCTCGTGGTGTCGTCGAATGCGATCTAGAAGGTGGCTTGAAGCGATGCGGCGGCCAAGGCGACTTGCTCAGCGGTACGCTCGGCACGTTTCTCGCATGGGCCAAGCGATTCGAAGAGCGCAAAGCACAGGGCGAAGCGTTGCCCGACTTCGACCTTGATGAGCTGCCCATGCTTGCTGCTTATGGTGCTTCGTGTGTGACCCGTACTGCGTCTCGCCGAGGATTCGCACGGCTAGGACGTAGTATGCTTGCCAACGATCTCTTGTCTGAGATTGGACCTGCCTACGGAGATCTTTTTGTCTAG
- a CDS encoding cytidine deaminase — MTDGTPLLEAASQAKELSYSPYSTFRVGCAALLEDGTIVQGANIENASYSVAVCAERSTLLRIKLDTRWRGQRILAMAVSSDIPNAPCTPCGVCRQAMREFCEMSMPVYFPTGQWRPGEQVLSLTLEQLLPSSFGPEALC; from the exons ATGACCGATGGCACACCGCTCTTGGAGGCGGCATCGCAAGCAAAAGAACTATCCTATTCTCCGTACAGCACATTTCGTGTAGGCTGTGCGGCACTGCTGGAAGACGGCACCATCGTGCAGGGCGCCAATATCGAGAATGCATCGTACT CCGTGGCTGTGTGTGCGGAGCGCAGCACGTTACTTCGTATTAAACTGGACACACGGTGGCGTGGTCAGCGCATCTTGGCTATGGCTGTGAGCTCTGACATACCCAATGCACCATGCACGCCGTGCGGTGTGTGCCGCCAGGCCATGCGTGAATTTTGTGAAATGAGCATGCCAGTGTATTTCCCCACAGGTCAATGGAGGCCGGGAGAGCAGGTGCTTTCActcacgctcgagcagcttTTGCCATCAAGTTTTGGGCCAGAAGCACTGTGTTAA
- a CDS encoding 5-oxoprolinase (ATP-hydrolyzing) — protein MTLGLRIAIDRGGTFTDCLGQLPASGTENAGRDIVIKLLSHDPSNYRDAPTEGIRRILEVATGRKIPRSHKISTEDIDYIRLSTTVATNALLERQGERHALITTKGFRDIVQIGNQSRPSIFDLAIHKPEVLYEHVVEVDERVTVVGYTSHPNAREHGVQFSSPSRDAYVTKPWTGPDRPPSAAPPGAPYQAPEIVRGVSGEAVAILQKPDETKVRAQLEDLFAKGYRSLAIVFMFSYTFPDHEQLVKRIARDIGFPHISCSAELMPMIKMVPRATSATADAYLTPVLQAYIDGFFSGFDSSLRDGSAGTRVEFMMSDGGLTSVEHFTGLKSIISGPAGGVVGMALTTYDERDGRPCIGFDMGGTSTDVSRYAGRYEHVMETTLDGVTIQSPQLDVNTVASGGSSCLFFRNGLFVVGPDSASAHPGPTCYRKGGPLAITDANLVTGRLAIEMFPRIFGPNENEGLDIHASLQAFEALTTHINAETGRTMSVDEVAQGFIRVANEVMCRPIRSLTQARGFSTSKHVLACFGGAGGQHACSIARALGIKTVVLHKYSSILSAFGMALADRVFEVQEPSNETWDHTPATLERIQTRADALAKRAQDELLAQGFARDRIHLEVYLHMRYDGTDTALMTLKPADSWNMESVFVDTYRQEFGFVLSNRAILIDDIRVRAVGRTFDSLGPSVLAEHAAQGTRYAHAKALDTASQRPVYFDGEGRLPTPIVRLKDLSAFEYVPGPAILIDETQTILVEPRCIAHILTQAVLIEIQYDEGRP, from the coding sequence ATGACGTTGGGTCTGCGGATTGCCATTGACCGAGGCGGCACGTTTACCGACTGCCTAGGTCAGCTCCCTGCATCTGGGACAGAGAATGCAGGCCGGGATATAGTCATCAAGCTCCTATCGCACGATCCAAGCAACTACCGTGATGCGCCTACGGAAGGCATCCGGCGTATCCTTGAGGTGGCAACGGGTCGAAAGATACCTCGCTCGCACAAAATCTCAACGGAGGATATTGACTACATTCGGCTCTCAACTACTGTCGCCACGAATGCGCTACTAGAACGACAAGGCGAGCGACATGCCCTTATCACCACGAAGGGATTCCGAGACATTGTGCAGATTGGAAATCAGTCAAGACCCTCGATCTTTGACCTCGCCATCCACAAGCCCGAAGTGCTATACGAACACGTCGTTGAGGTAGATGAGCGTGTGACTGTGGTTGGCTATACATCTCATCCTAATGCGAGAGAACACGGCGTGCAGTTCTCGTCTCCATCGCGCGACGCCTACGTGACCAAGCCGTGGACAGGTCCGGACCGGCCGCCTagtgcagcgccgccaggtGCGCCCTATCAAGCGCCTGAGATTGTGCGTGGCGTATCAGGTGAGGCCGTCGCGATTCTGCAAAAACCAGATGAGACCAAGGttcgcgcgcagctcgaagaTTTGTTCGCGAAGGGATACCGAAGCCTGGCTATTGTGTTCATGTTTAGCTACACGTTTCCTGATCATGAGCAGCTTGTTAAGCGAATTGCGCGTGACATTGGATTCCCGCACATTAGCTGCAGTGCGGAACTCATGCCCATGATCAAAATGGTGCCGCGTGCCACGAGTGCCACAGCAGATGCATACCTTACACCGGTGCTGCAAGCGTACATCGATGGCTTTTTCAGCGGTTTTGATTCTTCGCTGCGCGATGGTAGCGCTGGTACACGTGTCGAATTTATGATGTCGGACGGTGGCTTGACGTCCGTCGAGCACTTCACCGGTCTCAAGTCGATCATTAGTGGTCCGGCTGGCGGTGTGGTTGGTATGGCGCTGACGACATACGATGAGAGGGATGGTCGGCCCTGTATTGGTTTTGACATGGGCGGCACCTCTACAGACGTATCGCGGTATGCGGGTCGCTACGAGCACGTCATGGAAACCACGTTGGATGGCGTCACCATCCAAAGCCCTCAGCTTGACGTCAATACGGTAGCATCTGGTGGCTCGTCGTGCCTGTTCTTCCGCAACGGCCTCTTTGTCGTGGGTCCTGACAGCGCCTCTGCTCACCCAGGTCCTACTTGCTACCGCAAAGGAGGCCCCTTGGCCATCACAGACGCAAACCTTGTGACCGGTCGTCTGGCGATCGAGATGTTTCCCCGTATTTTTGGCCCGAATGAAAACGAGGGTCTGGATATCCATGCATCGCTCCAAGCATTCGAGGCTTTGACGACCCATATCAACGCCGAGACTGGCCGCACCATGAGCGTCGACGAAGTCGCCCAGGGCTTTATACGCGTCGCCAACGAAGTCATGTGCCGTCCCATTCGTTCCTTGACGCAAGCGCGCGGTTTTTCCACGTCCAAACATGTACTGGCGTGCTTTGGCGGCGCGGGTGGGCAGCACGCATGCTCTATTGCGCGGGCCTTGGGGATCAAGACGGTGGTCTTGCACAAGTATTCGTCGATTCTTTCGGCATTCGGCATGGCTCTCGCTGACCGTGTCTTTGAAGTTCAGGAGCCCAGCAATGAGACGTGGGATCACACGCCAGCGACCCTCGAGCGTATTCAGACACGCGCGGATGCCCTAGCCAAGCGTGCCCAAGACGAGCTCCTCGCGCAAGGATTTGCCCGCGACCGCATCCACCTTGAAGTGTATTTGCATATGCGCTACGATGGTACAGACACAGCGCTTATGACACTCAAGCCCGCTGACAGTTGGAACATGGAGTCGGTGTTTGTCGATACGTATCGTCAAGAATTTGGGTTTGTGCTGTCGAATCGGGCGATCCTCATTGACGATATccgcgtgcgtgccgtcgGGCGGACATTTGATTCGCTTGGTCCGTCTGTCCTAGCAGAGCACGCCGCTCAAGGCACGCGTtatgcgcatgccaaggcccTAGACACCGCGTCACAGCGTCCGGTGTATTTTGATGGAGAAGGCCGCTTACCCACACCGATCGTGCGCCTGAAAGACTTGTCCGCCTTTGAATATGTGCCAGGCCCGGCCATTTTGATCGATGAAACACAGACCATTCTCGTGGAGCCGCGTTGCATAGCGCACATTTTGACTCAGGCTGTTCTCATCGAGATACAGTACGACGAAGGCCGTCCGTGA
- a CDS encoding cytochrome c oxidase subunit 23, which yields MPPPPDHLADLDLSVRFPESPEILDDKLPTKFTDPCKQAALQSMRCLERYGHDKLMCHNEFYIYRQCKKEFTRQLRESRRA from the coding sequence atgccgccaccaccgGACCACCTGGCCGACCTGGACCTTAGCGTCCGATTCCCCGAATCGCCCGAGATCTTGGACGATAAGCTGCCGACGAAGTTTACTGACCCTTGcaagcaggcggcgctgcagtCTATGCGGTGTTTAGAGCGCTATGGACATGATAAGCTCATGTGTCACAACGAATTTTATATCTATCGCCAGTGCAAGAAGGAGTTCACACGCCAGCTGCGGGAGAGTCGCCGTGCCTGA
- a CDS encoding WD repeat protein 61, which translates to MLQYLEECEIAPPSAGEEHAVWQLVWTKQGIVAGRASGSVDVLDFDKLETKQSCTEEHSLGIVSLSQSADDRYLLTNSMDGAITLWQWTKEGRLEQAAQRASIKGIPCGPEPNEPYPVQAWVSALHPDAHVFAASGENACVALFSAHPDTFGEQGQRLSFDTSYASYATCLAFNYEGDLLAMGTNTGVVFIWNIHTGEQVACLTEHAQPVRTVTFARPNVSYSDHMFVGSDDRTITVHDVQAIRSHVSETAVAALQGHRGWVLDVQAGGNGRVIASTCSDHVVRLWDLGTSPIECIMTQTQKTPIWGVAWHPDSMEGTREDMGSSTLMAAGHRFITGSDDGHVRMYRSAGTGTRADEVI; encoded by the coding sequence ATGCTGCAGTATTTGGAAGAATGTGAGATCGCGCCTCCGTCGGCAGGCGAAGAGCATGCTGTATGGCAGCTCGTATGGACGAAGCAGGGCATTGTAGCTGGGCGAGCTTCTGGTTCCGTGGATGTATTAGATTTTGACAAGTTGGAGACAAAGCAGTCTTGTACCGAAGAGCATTCACTCGGGATCGTTTCGCTTTCTCAGAGCGCCGACGACAGGTACTTGCTCACTAACAGCATGGATGGTGCCATCACGCTGTGGCAGTGGACAAAGGAAGGTCGTCTTGAGCAagcagcgcagcgtgctTCCATCAAGGGCATACCATGTGGTCCAGAACCGAATGAGCCATATCCTGTGCAGGCATGGGTAAGCGCGCTGCACCCGGATGCGCATGTCTTTGCAGCATCCGGCGAGAATGCTTGCGTGGCGCTTTTTTCCGCGCACCCGGACACATTTGGCGAGCAAGGACAGCGTCTGTCGTTCGATACCTCGTATGCGTCGTATGCCACGTGTCTGGCATTCAATTATGAAGGGGATTTGCTTGCTATGGGTACGAATACGGGTGTGGTGTTCATCTGGAACATTCACACTGGCGAGCAGGTTGCCTGCCTTACGGAACATGCTCAACCCGTGCGAACTGTGACGTTTGCACGTCCGAATGTATCGTATTCGGACCATATGTTTGTTGGATCCGATGATCGGACGATCACGGTGCATGATGTCCAGGCGATCCGGAGTCATGTCAGTGAGACGGCCGTAGCAGCCCTGCAGGGACACCGCGGCTGGGTCCTTGATGTACAGGCAGGCGGAAACGGGCGTGTGATTGCGTCGACATGCAGCGATCACGTCGTCCGATTGTGGGATCtgggcacgtcgcccatcGAATGTATTATGACTCAGACACAAAAGACGCCCATATGGGGCGtcgcatggcatccagaCTCCATGGAGGGCACAAGAGAAGATATGGGATCATCCACACTCATGGCTGCGGGGCATCGCTTCATCAcaggcagcgacgacggACATGTGCGCATGTACCGCtcagcaggcacaggcacacgTGCAGACGAAGTAATTTAG